In Lineus longissimus chromosome 9, tnLinLong1.2, whole genome shotgun sequence, one genomic interval encodes:
- the LOC135493497 gene encoding putative polypeptide N-acetylgalactosaminyltransferase 10 isoform X1 — translation MRRNSVTIIKFFLVAILVITIGPLMMKMMPSNGDRGRGPFGTGDFLPRPPREVQPPAAVGTLHRIDWHNYTEIALLQKRTGPGEQGRAVRIDGSESKEKDKLYRVNGFNALASDKISLHRSLSDIRHPDCKSEKYLNKLPNASIIIPFHDEHWTTLLRTVQISLDRAPKHLIHEIILVDDFSTKDFLKKPLDDYVKKHYTNVKVLRAKKREGLIRTRLLGAKAATGQVLIFLDSHCEPNINFLPPLLDPIAQDRRTVVCPFIDVIDYETFQYRAQDEGARGAFDWEFFYKRLPLLQEDLKHPSKPFKSPVMAGGLFAIDASWFWELGGYDPGLDIWGGEQYELSFKIWQCGGTMIDMPCSRIGHVYRKFMPFSGAGSGDYQARIWQCGGMMLDAGCSRIGHVYRKFSPFTSSGAGDYTSRNYKRVAEVWMDEYKEYLYKRRPHWKTANAGDLTAQFEIRERLKCKSFKWFMTEIAFDLPNFYPPVEPPNFAEGEIRNLGANMCIDAKFRSSNERFSIEQCMSDKAGLSGEQQFELSWHKDIRPKRRNVCFDLSQSRDRSPVILFGCHGMQGNQFWKYNTRTQQLFHPVSRLCMDCDGGTREIFARACDSSVPTQRWKFSKVNLKEMKKLWDSSS, via the exons ATGAGACGAAATTCAGTCACGATCATCAAGTTTTTCCTCGTGGCGATACTTGTCATCACGATTGGACCTctcatgatgaaaatgatgccGAGTAATGGAGACAGGGGCCGAGGACCATTCGGAACTGGGGACTTCTTACCACGGCCTCCCAGAGAGGTGCAG CCTCCAGCAGCTGTGGGTACTCTGCACCGCATCGACTGGCACAATTATACAGAAATCGCTCTCCTGCAGAAAAGAACAG GTCCGGGAGAACAAGGCAGGGCAGTCCGTATTGATGGCAGTGAGTCCAAAGAGAAGGATAAACTCTACCGTGTCAATGGTTTCAACGCCTTGGCAAGTGATAAAATATCATTGCATAGATCATTATCAGATATCCGCCATCCCGA TTGTAAATCTGAAAAGTACTTAAATAAACTTCCGAATGCCAGCATAATCATTCCATTCCATGATGAACATTGGACGACGTTACTACGGACCGTCCAGATATCGTTAGACAGAGCACCAAAACATCTTATACATGAAATTATATTAGTTGATGATTTTAGTACAAAAG ATTTTCTTAAAAAGCCACTAGATGACTATGTCAAGAAACACTATACAAATGTAAAAGTTCTCCGAGCCAAAAAGCGTGAGGGTCTAATACGAACTCGATTACTGGGGGCCAAGGCTGCCACTGGTCAGGTTCTCATATTTCTAGACTCACACTGTGAGCCAAACATAAATTTCCTGCCTCCTTTATTAG ATCCAATTGCTCAGGATCGCCGGACAGTTGTATGTCCATTCATAGATGTTATCGATTATGAAACGTTCCAGTATCGAGCGCAGGATGAAGGTGCAAGGGGAGCATTTGATTGGGAGTTCTTCTACAAACGTCTGCCATTATTGCAAGAAGATCTGAAACATCCATCCAAACCATTCAA GAGCCCTGTCATGGCTGGAGGTCTGTTTGCAATAGATGCCTCGTGGTTCTGGGAGCTTGGGGGCTACGACCCGGGGCTGGACATCTGGGGAGGAGAGCAGTATGAGCTCTCGTTCAAA ATCTGGCAGTGTGGAGGGACAATGATTGACATGCCATGCTCCCGTATAGGCCATGTCTATAGAAAGTTCATGCCCTTCAGCGGTGCAGGGTCTGGTGACTATCAGGCGAGG ATTTGGCAGTGTGGTGGAATGATGCTTGATGCCGGTTGCTCCAGGATCGGCCATGTTTATAGAAAATTTAGTCCTTTCACGAGCAGTGGTGCAGGTGATTACACCTCGAGG aaTTACAAGCGTGTAGCCGAAGTTTGGATGGACGAATACAAGGAGTACTTGTATAAGCGCCGGCCCCACTGGAAGACTGCTAATGCAGGCGACTTAACTGCCCAGTTTGAGATACGGGAGAGATTAAAGTGTAAATCATTCAAGTGGTTTATGACAGAGATAGCGTTTGATCTGCCCAATTTCTATCCTCCGGTTGAGCCGCCGAATTTTGCTGAAGGGGAG ATAAGAAATCTTGGTGCCAACATGTGCATCGATGCCAAGTTCAGGAGCAGCAATGAACGGTTTAGCATTGAACAATGCATGTCGGATAAAGCTGGATTATCTGGTGAACAG caATTTGAGCTTTCCTGGCACAAAGATATTCGTCCAAAGAGAAGAAACGTTTGCTTCGATCTGTCACAAAGCCGCGATAGAAGTCCTGTTATATTGTTTGGGTGTCATGGTATGCAAGGAAATCAGTTCTGGAAATACAACACG CGGACACAGCAGTTATTCCATCCTGTATCTCGACTATGCATGGATTGCGACGGTGGCACCAGAGAAATATTCGCCAGAGCATGTGATAGCAGCGTACCAACACAACGatggaaattttcaaaagttaatttaaaagaaatgaaaaaattatgGGACTCTTCTTCCTAA